CTGGACATGTGTAAATACTGAGTAGAATAGGTTCCGTTGTGCTTTACTTTTACAAAATTACCGTTTCCTGTAGTAAACCCGGTTTGCTCTACGACTCCGGCTGCCGTGGTCGTAATAGGTGTTCCATAAGGCGCGGCATAATCGGTTCCCTTGTGGGCTTTCCAAGTTTGCTGTACCGGATGAAATCGATTTGAAGAAAATCGGGAAGATATTCTACTGAATTTAATGGGCGTTTTCAAAAAGAAATTCTTCAATGTTTTCCCGTCTTCATCATAATATTCTATTTTTTCCGACGAAGGATTCTGGGCAAAAGGAAAAGCATAAACAAACTTGCCTTTATATTCAAAAAAAGCAGCCTCAAGACTGTCAACACCATCATAAACAGTGTCATTTATATACCTTTCGGTAAAAGTAATAGCGAACCGATCTCCTTTTTTTAATTTAAAAAAATCTATAGACCAAGCATAAATTTTAGAAATTTTACTGGCCAAAGCACCTTCAACTCTCGCACTTTCTAAAGTTTCAGACAAAGATCCTTTTAATAATCCGCCAATTGTTCTGCGTTTTATTTTTATTGGCAACGTTTTCTTATAAGCCGTAACTGTAGAATCTCTCAAATCAACCACATAATAATTCAAAGCATTGGGCTGATAAATAAAAACCTGTAATTTATTTTTTTTGTCTTTAGATCGGAGTAAAACATAGGGTTTATCAAATCGCATGATTCGCACATCAAAAGTATCTTTTACCTTTTCGATGATATCGTAGACATTTTTATTTCCAATATTTTGCTTTTCGATAATACTGCCAAAAGTGTCTCCCTTTTTTATCGTGTCGTGAATTACATTATAATCGGCATAGGTAAATCCAAACTCAATCTTTTTGTAAACTGGTTTTGCGGCTGTATCCTCTAATGTTTCGTCGTTTTTAGAACAAGATAGTATAGAAAATAATACTATAATAAGTAAAAAGAAATGCTTCAATCTGTTTATATTTTGAAATTTAAACTAATTTTCAGAGCCCCAATTTGCTAATTCATCAGCACTCCATAATTCTGGAAAAAATATTCTTCGTTGGTATTTTGGATGCATGTATTTTTTCCAATCGCTTCCTCCGGTGGCTTCACCGTCCCCTTTTCCGCTTTGGTCAATATATTTTTTGGCTGTATTAAGATGCTGCATTACCCATGTAATATTCACGGTATGATCATAATGACGCATAGCGGCAACTAATTCCTTGTTTTTTTGATCTTCAACAGGAAGTTGTTTGAATTTTTGCCAAATATTGATGGTGTTATATTCCTTCATGTGTGTCAAGAAAATTCCTTTATATTTTCGTTCAAATTCTTCCAATAAAAAAGATTTCTTTCGCGTTTGATACTCTTTACCGGCAGCTTGCCAATACAAATGTTCAAAAGCAAATTCAAAAGGGGTATTTCGGTCAATTGACGCTCTAAATCTATAATCAATAAGATTAATCAAATCTGTTGAAGAAAACTCTATCAATCGGTATTGCGCACTTTGAAAACCACTGGCTGGTGTTAATGTGTTTCTGAATTTCATGTATTGTTCCACTTCCATTCCTTCTTCCATGATTCCAAAAGAAGTAGTCAACATATCAAAATAACGACTGATGCGCATTAAACGTTCGGTAAAAAAATCAGTTTTAATATTTTCACAATATGAAATCTGATTCATTTCCCAAAGAATCATCTTAAAAATCAATTCATTGACTTGATGATACATGATAAAAACCATTTCATCAGGAAGTGTGGTTCTTTGTGTCTGAAGACTCAACAAAGCATCCGTTTGAATATAATCCCAATAGGTAATTGGTTTTGACCAAAGCAACCCTTCTAAATGAGTTTCTGTCTTTTGATGTATCGCTTGGTATTTTAAGTCAATTTCTTTCAAAATAGCTTCTGAATGATCCGTACTACTCATTATTGTTTTACTTTAAATGGATTTTTTAATCCTTTGAATGCTTCTAAATCAGCTTTGATAGATCCAACTGCCAGACTTGCTTTTATTCGAATAGGTAACTTATTATCATCATCTGAAATCCAAACCGTTAAACTTTCCTGCTCCTTAAAAACACGCCCTGACTGTACCAAAGGTCTAAATATCATCGTAGAAACGACGCCAAATTTAGTTGTAATATCCTCACGACCAATGAACTTTAACTTAAACTTTGTAGTCTCATCATCAAAAAACATATCTATAGAAACAGATTCACCCGGTTTTATTTTATCAATATTTGGATAATTACGCAAATAATAAAAGGTCGACATAATGTCTTGCGTATTTTTTGGAATCGAAAATGTATTTTCGGTTTTATGCTTATAATCTTTTACCAGAATTTTATTAGCTGAAGGAGTAAAAAAGCCTTCTTGATTTTTAGTATATCCGCCTTCATTAATTTTTCGGACAAATTGATATGGATTTCCGGTCTCTCTGTCAATGTAGCTTTCATAAAGATCATCAACCTTGAAAAAAAATCGGGACATGCCTGTAGTGTAGCCTTTCCCGACAACATGAAAGACTCTTTTGTTGTTTATTGATGCGTCTTTAACCTCCATAGTGGCATAACCCGCATTTACAAAACCATAATGAATTCGGAATTTGAACCATTCACCGACCGCAAAAGCATCTTCTTTTTGAGAGTCGAAACTTACAGTCGTTATAAATATTAAAAGAAGTGCTATTTTTTTCATCATCTTATTGTACTATTTATTGACCACAAGTGCAAATTTTGTTCCAAATGTATTAAAACAAAAAAACTCAGTCAAATAATGACTGAGTTTTTATGCTATTAACTAACCAAAAAACTATAAATTATGAAATTTATATCAATAAAAGAAGGAAACCACCCCTTCTCTTTTTGCGAGTGCAAAGGTAAATAACAAATCTATGTTTTTTTCATCTAAAATATACTTTAACACAACATTAGCAAAGAATGATGTTACTTGTCGATTATTTTTTCACATTATGCAAAAAAAATGCACTTTTATAAAGTTCCTCTCAATTGCTGTTCCCGTTCTATTGACTCAAAAAGGGCTTTAAAGTTACCTGCTCCAAAACCTTTAGCACCCATTCTTTGGATAATCTCAAAAAATAAGGTCGGTCGGTCTTCAACTGGTTTAGTAAAAATTTGCAATAAATAGCCATCTTCATCAGCATCAACCATAATGGCTAATTTTTCTATGACAACTAAATCTTCGTGCATCATTTTCATGTGTTCCCCCAATCGGTTTGGAATATCTTCGTAATAGGCATGCGGTGGCGCAGAAAGAAACTCAATTCCTCTTGCTCTCAACTCCGAAACCGTCGTGATAATATCATCTGTGGCAATTGCAATATGCTGTACACCTGAACCTTCATAAAAATCAAGATATTCTTCAATTTGAGAACGTTTATTTCCTTTTGCAGGCTCATTGATCGGAAATTTTATCCTACCATTACCGTTACTCATTACTTTACTCATCAAAGCGGAATATTCGGTGTGAATTTGTTTGTCATCAAAAGAAAGAAAGTTCACAAATCCCATCACGTCTTCATACCATTTCACCCAAGTATTCATCTGGTTCCAACCCACATTTCCCACCATATGATCAATATATTTAAGTCCAATTGGCGCCGGATTATAGTCTGATTTCCATTCGACAAATCCAGGAAGAAAAGCTCCCGTATAATTTTTTCGTTCTACAAACATGTGTACTGTTTCGCCATAAGTATAAATTCCGGCTCGGACTACTTCCCCAAATTCGTCTTGCTCCACTACTGGCTCAAGGTATACTTTTGCGCCACGACTGGTGGTTTCTTCAAATGCTTTTCGGGCATCTTCGACCCAAAGTGCAATAATTTTTACACCATCGCCATGCTTTTTTACATGTTCACCAATTGGAGATTCGCTGTTTAAAGCGGTAGTCAATACCAAACGGATTTTATCTTGTTTTAAAACATACGACACTTTGTCACGAGAACCGGTTTCTAAACCGCTATACGCCAAGGACTGGAAGCCAAAAGCAGTTTTATAGAAATGGGCAGCTTGCTTAGCGTTTCCTACATAAAACTCTACATAATCGGTTCCCATTAATGGAAGGAAATCTTGTGCGCCTTCGAATATTTTCTCTAAACCGTAGTTTACTGATTTTATTTCTTTACTCATTATTTTTTATTTTTTTGTCACGATTTGGAGTACTCTATAAAAGAGCTGTTTCTATATGATTGTCCTAACCCTAATGGTCAAATTACTCTACCCAGGATTTGTAATACTGACCATCATCAATTCCCATAGCTTCTTCGGTAACCATCAAGGGACGAAAGGTATCGACCATAACCGCTAATTCCTGAGTGATAGTCTGCCCAATACTGCGCTCCATGGCGCCAGGTGCAGGTCCGTGAGGAATACCTTTGGGATGCAATGTAATATGACCCTGCTCTATATTATTACGGCTCATAAAGTCGCCATCAACGTAGTACAACACCTCATCACTGTCAATATTACTATGATTGTATGGTGCCGGAATTGCTTTTGGATGGTAATCATACAGTCGCGGAACGAAGGAACACACCACAAAAGTTGCTGTTTCAAAAGTTTGATGTACTGGCGGTGGTTGATGTACGCGCCCGGTTATAGGTTCAAAATTGTGAATGGAAAATCCGTACGGAAAATTATACCCATCCCAACCCACTACATCAAAAGGATGTGTCGCATAAATGACTTCATGCATCATTCCTTCTTTTTTGATTTTGATTAGGAAATCCCCTTTTTCATCATGGGTTTCCAATTCGTTTGGCAAAATAAAATCGCGTTCACAAAAAGGAGCGTGTTCCAGATGTTGTCCAGACTCGTTTTTATAGCGTTTTGGAGTATAAAATGGTGCGAATGATTCTACGTAAAATAGTCGGTTTTCTGTAGTTTCAAAATCTATTTGATAAATAATTCCACGCGGTATAATTAGATAATCGCCATATTCAAAAGGGATATTTCCCATCATGGTACGCAATTTCCCTTTTCCTTTGTGGATGAAAATTAGCTCATCAGCATCAGCGTTTTTATAGAAATACGTTCGCAAAGATTGTTTTGGCGCGGCCAATCCTATCGTACAATCTTTATTGACGAGCATGGCTTTGCGGCTGTCCAAGAAATCCTCTTCAGGTTTTAACTCAAAACCTTTTAGCAATAATGATTTTATATTTTTGCCAATGGCAATTTTAGGTTCCACCGAATACGACCTTAGGATTTCCTTAACCTGAGTGGGTCTGTGTTCGTGATATAAAAGTGAAGAATGACCATGAAATCCTTCTGTACCAAAGAGTTGCTCATAGTAAAGCCCGCCATTTGGTTTTTCAAATTGGATGTGTCGTTTCGAGGGAAAATTTCCCAATTTATGATATAATGGCATGTTTTTTTGTTTAAAAGTTTAACAATTTAAAGTAGAGCACTTTATAATGCACGGCATTCAATCAAAAAAGGGTTTCTTATTCAGGATTTCTCTTGATAAGGAATTGAAGATATTCTAATAAACCTGTCCATTTTGTTTTCATTATAACAAATATCGTAATTTATTTGATACAATTCGAAATTAAAACCAAAATCCAATGCCGAACCACGTATATCCTTTTGGATTTTCAGGCGACCAGGAATGCTTGATTTCTACAGGTCCTATTGCCGTTTCTAAACCGTATCCTACGGCATATCCGGTATATTTTGGCATAGAAATCCAATCTACCGTTTCAAAAAGATTATCTTTTAAGTTGGCAAAATTAGCCGAAAAATTAAAGTGATTTTTCTTGAAAAACTCATAATCTAAGGTCGCTGCGGTCTTGATATAACTGTTTGCAGCAACGCTCAAAAAATCATAGCCATAAAAATGTTTGAAATTATTTATGGTATTATATCCATATCCTCCTAAAACAAAATTAAAGAAAGACACGCTTTCGCCTCCAAAACTGAAACCGGCATCTGCTTGAAACTTCAGCGTAACCTTATTTATAATTTTGGTGGCGATTCCCACTTCGGCTTTCGCTATAGAAAAAGGATTGAATCGATTTGTGTAATCAGATGAAAATAAATAAGACTGGACGTCGCCAGAAAAATACCATCCTTTTTTAGGGAAATATTTATTATCAAAAGAGTCGTATTTCATATAACCAAAAACACTTGTATAACTGCTTCTGTCAATAATAGGGTCTGCATTTGACAAGGTTTCGGATTTTATTTTAAGAAATTTTAATTCTACTCCGGCGCCTACCAAAAATTTCTGTACAAATAAAGACTGGAAATATGCTTGATTGGTCACATCCGAAAAATCGACATTGATGGTATTTACGCCTACACCACCTAAATCCTGCGGACTTATTTCTTTTGCTACATTGCGGTTAAATTGATTAAAATGGGACTTAAATCCAAAACTGAGATTAAACCCATTGTCAATGTAATAATCAAAATTATACCTGAAATTATCTCCTAAAATAACATCTAGGGAGATAATATCGTTTTTAAAAAGTGCTTTCTTGTTTGTGAAATTGACCAAAACCCCACTTTTATACAAGCCGTCATAATGCAATCCAAATTTCAAAAAACTTTTTGTTGGATTTTCTATCAAATGAATATTCAAATGCTCTTTTTCCTCTTTAGGCTCAAAAGAATAATCAATAGCCCGGAAGTTTTGGGTCGCATTAATATTATTTATTCCCATTTGTAAATCGGCATAACTCACTTTTGTATTTGGCTTAAACCGCAATTTACTCAACACATACGCTTGAGTGTAATTATTCAATTCATTGCAATTGACCTCCTGGATTTGTAAGGTATCGGATTTGATAATTAATTTAGGTTTCGCATAAAAATCCTGTTGTCCTTGAAGGCTTCTAATTATTTCATATACCGAAAAGGCGGCTTCTTCCCCTTTCCTGATGATTTCCTGTCCTTTGTCAAACGAGATTACACCGTAGCTTTTGATATCCGGTTTGATATAAATATCGGTATTGGCTACTTTTGCTTTCATCTTCTCAATAGATTGAAGATTGGTAATTTGAACCAATATTTTGGTCGCATTTTTCAGCTGATTTCTATCCATTAAATCGTCTTGCACATCAACACCAATGATGATATCCGCTCCTAATTTTCGAACTTCTTCAATGGGATAATTATTCGCAACACCGCCATCTACGAGTAATTCTCCGTCAATTTCTATGGGTGAAAATAAAGACGGAAATGCCGCACTGGCTAACATGGCTTGCGCCAAATTCCCTTTATTCAATAAAACCTGTTTTCCAGTTTCGATATTCGTTCCTATACATAAAAATGGCGTTGGCAATTGATTAAAATCCCTTACATGGCGCACATTTCTGGTGATTCGGCTCAATAAATTAAAGTTATACATCCCTTTTGAAAGGGCTTCGGGAATACCAATTTTCAGGTTGTTAAACGGCAGTACCAAGGCGTATAATTCGTCATTTCGTTTTTCGTAGAAATTCTTGGAAGACCTTGGAATAAAATCATTGATTAGCTCATCAAAATTGGTGGATTGAAAAATGGAATCAATCTGAGCTGCATTGTATCCCGAAGCATACAAGCCGCCAATTACCGCTCCCATACTGGTTCCGCCAATATAATCGATTTTGATGCCGGCGTCTTCTATTACTTTGAGCACTCCGATATGTGCAAATCCTTTGGCCCCGCCTCCACTAAGAACGAGTCCTACTTTAAGCCTTTTTTGTTCTTGTGAAAAAACGGATTGTGTGCTGAAAAGAAAACTAAGAAGAAAGACGAACGAATAAAGGATAATTCGTGATGTATTGCGCAAGCCCCAGATTACAGTGAAAAGCCACGACAGCAAAAAAGCTATTTTTTCCTGAAAAAAAAGAGCGATCCAAGGAGCTCCTTTTTTTTTATTGGAAAAAAAGCTTTTTTGCGGAGTGCTTGAAACGGAAAGCTGGAATAGGCTCATAATAAGAGGGCTAATTATTATTGTAAAAGTCGGTAATTTTTTTCGCTTTTGATATACCTATAACGTCCGAAATTTCTTTTTCGGTGGCTAGTTTTAATCTTTTAACACTTTTAAAATGCTGAATTAAAGCGAGCATGGTTTTTTCGCCAATGCCCGGAATCGATTCAACCGAGGAATTCAAGGCCGCTTTGCTCCTCTTGTCGCGGTGATGCGTAATCCCAAAACGGTGCGCCTCGTTACGCAATTGCTGAATTACTTTGAGGGTTTCCGACTTTTTATCTAAATACAACGGAATAGAATCGCCGGGATAAAATAACTCTTC
This region of Flavobacterium lacustre genomic DNA includes:
- a CDS encoding patatin-like phospholipase family protein, giving the protein MSLFQLSVSSTPQKSFFSNKKKGAPWIALFFQEKIAFLLSWLFTVIWGLRNTSRIILYSFVFLLSFLFSTQSVFSQEQKRLKVGLVLSGGGAKGFAHIGVLKVIEDAGIKIDYIGGTSMGAVIGGLYASGYNAAQIDSIFQSTNFDELINDFIPRSSKNFYEKRNDELYALVLPFNNLKIGIPEALSKGMYNFNLLSRITRNVRHVRDFNQLPTPFLCIGTNIETGKQVLLNKGNLAQAMLASAAFPSLFSPIEIDGELLVDGGVANNYPIEEVRKLGADIIIGVDVQDDLMDRNQLKNATKILVQITNLQSIEKMKAKVANTDIYIKPDIKSYGVISFDKGQEIIRKGEEAAFSVYEIIRSLQGQQDFYAKPKLIIKSDTLQIQEVNCNELNNYTQAYVLSKLRFKPNTKVSYADLQMGINNINATQNFRAIDYSFEPKEEKEHLNIHLIENPTKSFLKFGLHYDGLYKSGVLVNFTNKKALFKNDIISLDVILGDNFRYNFDYYIDNGFNLSFGFKSHFNQFNRNVAKEISPQDLGGVGVNTINVDFSDVTNQAYFQSLFVQKFLVGAGVELKFLKIKSETLSNADPIIDRSSYTSVFGYMKYDSFDNKYFPKKGWYFSGDVQSYLFSSDYTNRFNPFSIAKAEVGIATKIINKVTLKFQADAGFSFGGESVSFFNFVLGGYGYNTINNFKHFYGYDFLSVAANSYIKTAATLDYEFFKKNHFNFSANFANLKDNLFETVDWISMPKYTGYAVGYGLETAIGPVEIKHSWSPENPKGYTWFGIGFWF
- a CDS encoding M23 family metallopeptidase, encoding MKHFFLLIIVLFSILSCSKNDETLEDTAAKPVYKKIEFGFTYADYNVIHDTIKKGDTFGSIIEKQNIGNKNVYDIIEKVKDTFDVRIMRFDKPYVLLRSKDKKNKLQVFIYQPNALNYYVVDLRDSTVTAYKKTLPIKIKRRTIGGLLKGSLSETLESARVEGALASKISKIYAWSIDFFKLKKGDRFAITFTERYINDTVYDGVDSLEAAFFEYKGKFVYAFPFAQNPSSEKIEYYDEDGKTLKNFFLKTPIKFSRISSRFSSNRFHPVQQTWKAHKGTDYAAPYGTPITTTAAGVVEQTGFTTGNGNFVKVKHNGTYSTQYLHMSRILVRRGQHVIQGQVIGKVGSTGLATGPHVCYRFWKNGVQVDALKLKLPNGEPMNGSSKKRFLTHIEPLKRELDSVANL
- a CDS encoding DUF3108 domain-containing protein, coding for MKKIALLLIFITTVSFDSQKEDAFAVGEWFKFRIHYGFVNAGYATMEVKDASINNKRVFHVVGKGYTTGMSRFFFKVDDLYESYIDRETGNPYQFVRKINEGGYTKNQEGFFTPSANKILVKDYKHKTENTFSIPKNTQDIMSTFYYLRNYPNIDKIKPGESVSIDMFFDDETTKFKLKFIGREDITTKFGVVSTMIFRPLVQSGRVFKEQESLTVWISDDDNKLPIRIKASLAVGSIKADLEAFKGLKNPFKVKQ
- a CDS encoding tryptophan 2,3-dioxygenase family protein, with the translated sequence MSSTDHSEAILKEIDLKYQAIHQKTETHLEGLLWSKPITYWDYIQTDALLSLQTQRTTLPDEMVFIMYHQVNELIFKMILWEMNQISYCENIKTDFFTERLMRISRYFDMLTTSFGIMEEGMEVEQYMKFRNTLTPASGFQSAQYRLIEFSSTDLINLIDYRFRASIDRNTPFEFAFEHLYWQAAGKEYQTRKKSFLLEEFERKYKGIFLTHMKEYNTINIWQKFKQLPVEDQKNKELVAAMRHYDHTVNITWVMQHLNTAKKYIDQSGKGDGEATGGSDWKKYMHPKYQRRIFFPELWSADELANWGSEN
- a CDS encoding homogentisate 1,2-dioxygenase, with product MPLYHKLGNFPSKRHIQFEKPNGGLYYEQLFGTEGFHGHSSLLYHEHRPTQVKEILRSYSVEPKIAIGKNIKSLLLKGFELKPEEDFLDSRKAMLVNKDCTIGLAAPKQSLRTYFYKNADADELIFIHKGKGKLRTMMGNIPFEYGDYLIIPRGIIYQIDFETTENRLFYVESFAPFYTPKRYKNESGQHLEHAPFCERDFILPNELETHDEKGDFLIKIKKEGMMHEVIYATHPFDVVGWDGYNFPYGFSIHNFEPITGRVHQPPPVHQTFETATFVVCSFVPRLYDYHPKAIPAPYNHSNIDSDEVLYYVDGDFMSRNNIEQGHITLHPKGIPHGPAPGAMERSIGQTITQELAVMVDTFRPLMVTEEAMGIDDGQYYKSWVE
- the hppD gene encoding 4-hydroxyphenylpyruvate dioxygenase, whose protein sequence is MSKEIKSVNYGLEKIFEGAQDFLPLMGTDYVEFYVGNAKQAAHFYKTAFGFQSLAYSGLETGSRDKVSYVLKQDKIRLVLTTALNSESPIGEHVKKHGDGVKIIALWVEDARKAFEETTSRGAKVYLEPVVEQDEFGEVVRAGIYTYGETVHMFVERKNYTGAFLPGFVEWKSDYNPAPIGLKYIDHMVGNVGWNQMNTWVKWYEDVMGFVNFLSFDDKQIHTEYSALMSKVMSNGNGRIKFPINEPAKGNKRSQIEEYLDFYEGSGVQHIAIATDDIITTVSELRARGIEFLSAPPHAYYEDIPNRLGEHMKMMHEDLVVIEKLAIMVDADEDGYLLQIFTKPVEDRPTLFFEIIQRMGAKGFGAGNFKALFESIEREQQLRGTL